The sequence GTAgaagaataatttttaaaaaaatatctatATCAATAGCATAAGGAGTGAGACAGTATCGGATACGACAATACAATTTACAAAGACAATTCAACTGAAGCGACTCATTTGACACTATTATCATTTTCAGTGCATTTATATCATATCACGTGGAATGTAGAGATAGCATAGCATGATTATGACATGCCAACCCGAATTGACGCCCCTATATGAACACATCATCCTTGATATGAAAAGTTCCTTCGCTTTCActgttttctcaatttctgtCTGTGCACATAAATATATATGGATTAACTACCAATTTAGATCTCCCTTGTTGGTCTATAAAGttttagaaaaaaattaatttagccATCAACTTTTTAAGTTGTAGACAATTTCAGTGTACAAAATATAACGGTCAAATACCAATTTAAGTCCTGAGGCGAAAATATGGAGTCAATTTAACCTTTGAGATGAAAATGCAGAACTAACTTAAGTTTAACCCTTGAAGGGAAAACATAAGAACCACTTTTGCTGTAAAATTGAACGAAATCAACAAGTTGACGAATTACGTACTAAGTTGATCCTACTTTATGGCTCTGAGTCTCCACTCTCTACTTTGAGGGTCAAATTGAGATTTAATCCAAATGTAACTAATCACTGTTCCGTTGACTTAGAAGTCAATTGTAGTAGGGTTTTGGAAAACTTAAGAATTAATACTTAAgaattaaatgaattaattcGAGGCCTAATCcacaaaaaataaagtaaatcaCAGCCTGCAATCATAAAAATGTGTACAAACCTCAGAATCAGATGCCTCTCTTGTATAACGTTTTTTGTCTGAAGTGCAACAAGCAATTTCATCTTCGAATATAACATCAGCTACCTTTATTATATCCCGGACAAGGAAAACACGAACCCTGCGACCCTTTTCTGATAGAATGAAGAGGAAAAGATCTTCTGTAGCACTAACAACAGCACGCATATCAAATGATTTCCATGCATAAGTACTTGAAGAACTTTCTTCAGAAGTAGACACTTCTCCTGATGATTCCGAAGCCTGTTCAGATATTGCTGCTACCTGGAAAAGAAAAAGGACAAAAATGGGTAGAATGCACTGGTATGGCGACCTAATTAATAGCAACATTCCAGTGAACTATCTACTCAATACTATATGATAATATGAACCATCAATCATTATTAACAAGTTCATGGCTaattaagaagaaaatgttACTATCTCAAGAATCTTGTTGTACAAGTAAATAGATCCCTAAAAGAGAACTCTCTCAAAAGTTGTGAATACTCTTTAAGGAAAAAATTTTATATCTTGTGCAGACGAACCAATGTCATATAACGAAAAATGGTTGGAAGAAGTTAAAGCCAAACCAAGGAAGAGACAGCATTTATGCCAAGCAAGGATTATCACAATAATCACATGATTCGGTACCAAAAGATCAAGCTTGAAACTTCTGCTTAAGGGTCACGATCAACTCATGTTATGTAGGTCATGCAGGTCCATTGATGTAGCACTCAACACAGACAACATACTATATCAAAATCTAATCAGAAACTATCAATAACATTAACGCAGACATGCAACTCTCTGCATAAAAATGATCCTTTTTAAGTAGCAAAGCCAATGTAGTTGAAGCATTAAAAAATACGTGTAATTAACCTACCAGGCGCTCTAACCGATTCCATCTTACAGATCCATCATTACGGATGAGAAGTTCCCTCAAAATTCTTCTCATATCAGGATCTGCGTCCGCCAGAAGCCTCCCTATGACAAAAGGATATGCACTCTCAACAACTTTAAAATTAGGATCAAGAACTTTTGCTGTGCCTTCGAGTGATCCAAGCGCTCTTATCACTAGTGCATAGTCTGGGGGAAGAGAGAATTCGAATTCATACATTACATCATATAGTTGGTTCATAATTGCCTGAAATGAATATGAGAAATAGAAAAGGTCAAAGGTGTTGATTTAGTTCCAATCCATAGTTTGGGAGGGAACTCTAAGAAACAAGAAAGAGAGACTTAGCAGATTGTTTTAAAGCCTTTCCTAAATGCTCATATTGACATCCTTATATTGGCCTACATAAATTCAAATTTCCAAACTTTCAAAAGCTGCAGTTGCCAAAAGTTGACTTAAGGAATTGATTGTCAGTGAATAGTATTACTGTGCTACTTTAAAATTTTATTCATGTTAACCAATTAAGACATAGAGATAGTATCTACAACAATTTTGTGATGCAAAATGCCTTTGTTAACATAAGCATTTAatttaagcaaagaaaaatcgGGAACTGAACATAAAAATCCAAAGagatccccccccccccccccccccaaaaaaaaaaaaaaaaataatgatgcCAACCTCAAAATCTCGAGACTGTCTTGTCCCATCACCGAAGGATCTACGTAATGCAACCGAAACAGACTGAGTGTCCGCCCCTTCAGGAATAAATCCCAAAGAAAGAAAATCATTTGCCAAACCCAGGGAGTCACGATTAACAAAGTGCACAAGCTGGAATAATTACAAACTTGTCAACAGTTGCAATATTTCAACAGTCAAGCAAAATGCACAGAACAGTTGGCATCTTCATGCAGACAAGAAATAAGCGGTGGCTTTATAGCCAGATGCAAGATTCTTGGCAATGAAATTACTTGGAAGAAACAAAATCAAGATGATACAGAAGCTGTGTACCATGCATAGATGCGCATTGATGAGGGAGAGATATCAGGAGATAGTAATAACAGAATATGATGCATATTATAAGAATCTACCAATTGAATCATTTGAACCATTTGAACCATTTTCTGCCATCAACATAGAATTCAAACTGCCTAGTTCATGGATCCAATTTATACAAGGCATAGCTGCTAAGGTAACTTAGATGtctaaatacatatatttgtgataaGGTATGTTAAAATGACAATAGTGTTGTATTCAGCAGAAAATATCAACAGTGAGGATTGTTTCTTGAGATCTGGGTATGAAGCTTTGTCATGGAATAAAGCAAACAATAACAGGATGTATGGCATAAATAGAGTCTCGGCCTCTTAGCAGATCATTGAGCAAACAGCCATTACCACTTGAATAAGCCCCACACGGAAGTGGCGAGGAATATCCCCCATCATTCCGAAGTCAAAATATGCAAGAGATCCACTGTTAGTAGCAACAAGGTTTCCTGGGTGCGGATCAGCATGGAAATATCCAACCTGAAGCAACTGCCTTAAAGAGCAGTATACACCCTGAAAAAGAAAATCATTAACACACTGCCTCGAGCCAAACTAGTGGCAAAATAATAAATGCAACTGAAAGCACAAACAAGAGTAAATCATGAAACATTATCACTGTTAATAGTAATTAGTGTTATACTTGGTCAATCAGTTTCCCTGGGTCCAAACAGGCCTTCTTAAGTCCTTCTTCATCTGTAAGTTTGATTCCATCTATCCATTCCATAGTGAGCACGCCTTTGCATGTCATGTCCCAATAAATTTTGGGAACTTTAACACGATTTTCTTTCTCATTGTGCATGGTACTGCCAACACTGGCTTTTTGCTTATCTTTCAGATCATTACCTGATGAATGCAGACAGAAAACATCATATGAACCGTGATCCTCAAGGAAATTAACAGAATAAATACATCAGATACACATCATAAAATTTAGCCACATGCAGGCATtgagtaagatgaagttgaagaaagcagtaggacctgatggcatccctattgagatttggagatgtttgggagaaagaggaatcgaatggttgacgacgttcttcaacaaaatttggagaaacaataagatgccatcagaatggaggaaaagtatcttaatccctttgtataagaacaaaggcgatgtccaagattgtgccaactatcggggaatcaaattaatgagtcacactatgaaactttgggagcgagtgatcgaacaaaggctaaggaggacggtgaagatctcggaaaaccagtttggctttatgccgggaagatcaactatggaagccatccatctaatgagacaattaatggagcactatcgaaataagaagaaagacttgcatatggttttcatggacttggagaaagcatatgataaggtaccaagggaagtactttggtgggccttgataaggaaaggcatttcgcggaaatatattg comes from Euphorbia lathyris chromosome 8, ddEupLath1.1, whole genome shotgun sequence and encodes:
- the LOC136202459 gene encoding uncharacterized protein isoform X5: MLFSTAFTSVHGGRPSSEYAKLRKESLESEFGQALGTHSSNRVSMVYRFGPFLALYRAAIISFHVFKLTLWQIFVRDINKRAIKFRETLIQLGPFYIKLGQALSTRPDILPSVYCQELVKLQDQIPPFPTNVAIKSIESQLGVPVSRIFSDISPEPIAAASLGQVYKAHLHSGELVAVKVQRPGMSQLLTLDALLFKMIGGQLKRFAKARKDLLVAVNEMVRHMFDEIDYVLEGKNAERFASLYGLEPCNDLKDKQKASVGSTMHNEKENRVKVPKIYWDMTCKGVLTMEWIDGIKLTDEEGLKKACLDPGKLIDQGVYCSLRQLLQVGYFHADPHPGNLVATNSGSLAYFDFGMMGDIPRHFRVGLIQVLVHFVNRDSLGLANDFLSLGFIPEGADTQSVSVALRRSFGDGTRQSRDFEAIMNQLYDVMYEFEFSLPPDYALVIRALGSLEGTAKVLDPNFKVVESAYPFVIGRLLADADPDMRRILRELLIRNDGSVRWNRLERLVAAISEQASESSGEVSTSEESSSSTYAWKSFDMRAVVSATEDLFLFILSEKGRRVRVFLVRDIIKVADVIFEDEIACCTSDKKRYTREASDSEGRSMFPRVVNGFHHLRQAVKLAPEMWTAMLIRMALRPEFHGFTGDIISAIAFRFSHKFPEKFWICMSRLLHKLERNYKFDDL